A segment of the Lolium perenne isolate Kyuss_39 chromosome 3, Kyuss_2.0, whole genome shotgun sequence genome:
cgtccaacccacgtcggaacctaagactcggtgaaccagataagagagaagactcaaaactcgccaaggtaagaggagaaagaatttaggtaaggagaaaactcagaactaatcagatctatccaacgaattttagaaaatagttttgacactctaaactcaacgaccattggcaaggttatcctacaggctggactagtggggtaccgtcaacctgaggctctgataccaacttgtgacgccccggaaccggtaccatgaggattccagcgatcccgccgaaaaccgcatgatatcgattcagagacgccctccgacacgacgtgcgcgaagaatcacacacgtgatgccagaggaattaacacgagcggtaacattacaacaggattacaatagagcccacaagaaacatatattacaacaacgactccaacgagtcaagatacaaatacacaatacaaagatccaaatcatacagaagatcaaatacgtccgagtacggacaagatacaaattggactaagagtcctgaagataaccagtgacgtccataaccctgcccaggccaagccggaagggtaaccttgctaacgtcgtcatctcgtacctgtcaaagtcgggccatcggttgccgacaaaagggggaagagacaaaaagaaagaaaggcgagggtaagtaccattggcacgtacttgcgagacaagaccagctatgctcgctggtgggcggtataaacttcacccggctatatgtggagtttagcggcagcaaagctactatccaatagagactcgctacaacatccgtctactcagagaagataagagagcgcacaaggtaacagttctatactctgcaaacataacacagccgatgcgatcCCCCTTCGCGAAGAGGTACTGGCAAAAGCACACACACTTTTTGAAAGagttttattagcaaattattaacaacaggaaataaggtgtaagttgttctatgatcaagctatacaattccaagtcgtccataaccgcggacacggcttatcgataagatgtacaccctgcaggggttgcccaaatgtaaccatacgcatgctcgaccccacttactacaggtgaagtctcacaacaagaccgttcccaatgcaagagaaagtttaatgggagccacccaactaagctacccgtgacgaagtccggccgtactccgatacggacccagaggtttgcgacggcttccaaggcgggcactaacgaccggccaaggataaggagtcccgcgttatgagtacagtacagaaataaacacccgaaggcaacaggaagtaaatcgtgcatcgtgcatatgggcaaataaaaccaaggttgtggctcccaataaacagactcgaggaaaggtagtgggtgatgggggtcccattcccccacgtacgggtagagcgctcaatctcggaacagataacaagaactcgggtcctaggggacattagcgagtcaaagttccgatgctttcgcaaaggggctcacggatgcctctgcttacaattttagttgttaacaataaagtaaagtgtgattatctccaacaaaagatatagcatgtgataatctCCCAATAAGATACcccgaacatctcgagatatcaacaagaccctaaactcgcctacgactcgcaaagctggcaaacaacaaacaataggtagggcgaggtgtatctcggacatataggtaacaggtggataggacacgtgacacaacagaatcgcaacacaaggatagcaatagatcaaaagagcatgtaaaagtaaaataagtgaaggggtgggctcgcctgtgaaaagctgcagaagaacttgtcggagaactcgtcgtatctcacatcaccacttcgtgatcctatccgggaagaagcaagtgctggaacacacaacgtatgcaagtcttactactacggacaaAGAAAACCCAGCATGGCCCAGATGATACgcatgacatggcagatatggtgcaatgcaacttatccaatattaatcgagtcggaaccccggacaaacaaattaggttggagttgcattttctaccaacAAAATTAAGGGTTGTttagcatagcaaacatggcaggggtgagctacatcaaagttaaatggaaccgagacaacatttatatagtatctcacatattccatatgttccatattaggtgataatgcaaactatCACGGTATGGTATGAAGCATGATGCAACAGCAGACAGACATGGATGGCATAATCATGTTCATCACATTTTTCTGATAAAATTTGATGTATAACATTGTTCATTTCGAATTATGGTTTAGAAGATAGGATTATGCAAAGTATGTACATTCCAGTAAATTCAGAAAACAGAATAGACGTGCAGAAATTCTGTAACAGAAGGGAAGCTAGCCACAGTGACGATTTTGACTATTCAGGAATTAGAACCCACGATCAATTGGAACAAAAAGCAAGGGACAACCCAGTCTGGACTACCTCCGGTTGCTGATCAAAAGGTAGCGCTCGCGATTTCTGAACACCATCCAATCCAAGACGCAGAATAGGCTTTGATCTGATGAAGATAGTTTCAGCTGGACAGATAAATAAACAACCAAAGTTCAGACTCTTGCGTGGGACGGAATTGGCACACGATCTGGCAGAATAACCAGAAACAGCGAACCAAAGCGCTGGAGGACAAAGAGAATCTGACGTAACTGAACCGTAACGAGCAACAGCACGCGGCTGAAGGAATTAGAACGCAGTTCTCACCGGGGAGTTGAAGGAGACGCCGGCTTGTTGCGGAGGGGGCGGACCAGCGGGGAAGGTCGAGTGCTTGGCGGCGGTCATGGCAACGAGCGGCAACAGGAGGCGGACAAGCTGGCCGTCGTGGAGATGGACAGCGTCGAGAACGGCCTTGACTAGGAGGAAAAGAAACGAGGCAGGGAACAAGCTCGCCCAGCTCGCGTCCATGGCAGAGGTATCCTCGGGCAAAAACGACCATCAGTTTTGTCAGTTGTTAGCGATGGTGTGCAGGGTGCGATTCAGACGGGGAAAACTTGGAACGGAAAGGGGAGCTCACCCGGAGAACAGGGAAGTGCTCGGGGTAGCCGGGCGAGGGCGGAGGCGGCCGGAAACACAAGGTTTCTGCCGGCAGCGGAGATGGAGAAGTGGTCAGTGTTGTCGATTTGGAGGGGTTCCCGACGAAAAACTTGTATGTGGAGAACGAGGAGAGCGAGGCAAAGCTGCTGGTGCTCTCAGAACAACGAACGGCGGTCGAATACGATGAGGCGACGGAGATCTGGCGCCGGTGTTTGAGCAGATATGGAGGTGGTCACACGCGATGTGAGGCTGTAGCTGTGTCCAGGGATAAAGCGAATGAAGAGAAGGAGGATCACGGCACGCTCCTCGCATGCTCTCTGCTGAAGAATATGCCAACGATGAGAAGATATTTTTCTGCCAAAACAATACAATCTGGAGAGGACGGCTGAAAAGAGCTGGGCTGCTCTAGATGGAAAAGAGACCAGGTAAAGAGAGGACCGGATAGGAAAGattttattttaaaattttatttcTCTTTTATTTTCAAAACTGTCTTGCAAGATGATTTGAAACCAGATCAAACTAAGTATGTATTTTAAATACAGAGGTGGAGAGAAAAATAAAAGTAATGGCTATCATTGCCAACAATTTTATAGCAAAAATAAAAATAGTTTTGTTTTAGGTCTCGTTAAATGAATAGACAAGGGGAGGGTTTaattaaaccatatgagaggaaaaCAAAATAATTGGTGTATATAAATAAATTTTATTTTGTCAAAACATGGATGTGATGCATGCATGATgttatgatgatgcataaaagaaaaacaacaagcaaatctaataggggtatctacccggggccgttacaattgCCGTCCGATCGACATATGTTATATCGTGTGGTGttatctcgatagcccattgagatACTCTACCCGTCGCCTCCGGGTTGGTGAGTATACTCTTCAACGGTGATTCGCTTACCACAATAATCGGGTGCTCTGTGAAATAATTCCGTGCTGCCCTCCATAcggcatatgctagcttctggtgatgaggataccGATGCTTTTCTAGGGTGCGTACCTCGCTGAGGTAGTAAACAGGTCGTTGTACACCATGAACTCTCCATGCCTCTTCTCTCTCGACGACTAAGACCGTGCTAAAGACTTGCACCATTGCAGCTATATACATGAGCATTGGTTCTTTTTCATGCGTAGTTACAAGAACCGGAGATGTCGATAGTATCGTCTTCAATTTATCGAAGGATTCCTGCGCCTCGGCTGTCCACTtcgaatttttctgattttttcattAACTGATAaaagggcaaagctttttctcccaacttgGCGATAAATCTGCTAAGTGCTGCCAATCATCCTGCCAACTGTTGCACTTGGTGCAAATTCTTTGGCGGTTCCatgtcgaggatagctttgatttTCAGAGGATTGGCCTCTATTCCTCTagctgagatgaagtacccgagcACCTGTCCTCCTAGTACCCCGAAAaaacatttcttcgggttcaACTTTATTTTATATCTATCGAGATTATCGAAAGTTTCGCGCAGATCGTCGATGAGGGTGACTGCATTTTTGGTTTTAACCACGATATCATCGATATAGACTTCAATATTTCAGCCGATTTGCTCCCCGAGGCAAGCTTGCATACACCCCTGATAAGTGGCACCTACGTTTTTTAACCTGAAAGTCATAACGTTGTAACAATAAACGCCGTGAGGGGTTATGAACGCGGTTAATTCCTGATCTTCTTTCTTGAGCTTAATCTGATTATATCCTGAATACGCATCGAGGAAGGAAAGACGATCACAGCATGTTGTGGAATCGACTATCTGGTCGATACGGGGCAGCGGGAAGTGATCTGTTGGGCAATGCTTGTTAAGGcttgtgtagtcgatacacatacgAAGAGCTGTCGTGTCCTTCTTTGGCACCATgattgggttagctacccactcggcttccttgagctcccgaatgaacCCTGCTttgcggagtcgattaacttcttcgccaatAGCTTTTCTTTTTGGTTCCGAAAAGCGACGCATCGTCTGCTGTACAGGTTTTGCTTTGGGGccaacattgagggcgtgctcagcgagttccctaggaatacctggcatgtcggatggttcccatgcaaatatttcccagcactcacggaggaactcgatgagcgcgccttcctatgcgacagAAAGATCTGCTGAAGTATTGactgttttcttcgggtcagagggGTGCACCTGCTGTTTTTTCGCCTCCTTCGCCACGTCGAATTCGTCGGATCTCGCGTTCTGATTATCGGCTGGTGGTTTTGTGTGGTACGTAACAACATTTAACAACATCGAGCGCATTAAGCTCTTCCTTagctccaaacttcgaggcgatcttctggaacccCCTGTCAAAGTTATGGGAACGAGAGAAACTTCCGTGAACGGTTATTGCTGTCGAgttattgcctggcatcttcagttgtaggtacgcataatgaggtaccgccataaatTTTGCAAATgctggcctgccgaggatggcatgaTACTGAGATTCCCAATCAACCACTTCGAATTTGAGTTTCTCCTTTCTGAAATTGCTAGGCGTGCCGAAAACTACATCCAGTGATATCTTGCCAAGGGGATAAGCGGGTTGGGTCGGGATGATACCATGAAAACCTGTATCAGATTCTTTGAGCATATCAACCGTTAGCCCCATTGCCTTCATTGTGTTGGCGAATAGCAGATTCAGACCGCTTCCTCCATTCATAAGCACCTTCCTCATGTTGTagcctccaatctgtgcttcaagaACTAGGGCAGTGTGGTCGGGCCTTGGAACGGCCTTCGGATGATCCGCCTTGGCGAAAGATATGTTTTGGTCTGACCAGTCGATATACTCGGGCACCTCGGCCATAGCGACCTCTGCATACTTCACCTCTCGTGTAAACTTCTTGGCTTCTCTCTTTGAAAAactggttttgtggatcatgttgacctgTCCACGAGACACTGAAAATACTTTGGTTGGTACATACACGTCTCCTCCTTCAGGTATGTATGGCTCTGGTGGGTAACTATAGGTTGCAACCCTTTCCTTCAAGTGTGCCTTTGCTGCTGTCTCGGCCCTAAGATCCTCGCAAAACTGTCGGACTTCAAGGAACTGTCGACAATTCCTAAGCAGGTGGGTGGCCTTTTCAAGGTTATCTTTCGGGTCGATGTAAGAATGCAGGTAACATGGTGCCTCAAGCTGCTCCATGGCTGATAGATAAGGTGTGCGAAGGCGGCTCTTGTTTGACTGCATATTGTAACATCCTCGTGCATACTGTCAAGGGCAGCTCACAACTCGCTCCTCTTCTTCGCGACGTGAATCCCTTCGTCTCTTCCGTTGCTCCTCTCTGCTACTGAAACTGCTTCGACTGCCCTCCCCAATACTCCCAGGCAAGACTGTCGAAGCTGCTGCTGGCGTGATGTTATCTGGAACCGAAGTTCTTGGGCTTGACGCGCTCGAACTAGGAAGACGAAGAAATCCTCTCgaatcgatgatgaagtggacaccaccgaAAGTCATATCCATGTTGCCACGCGACTCCGTAGAGATCAGATGCGACACCTCAGTGTGTGGTGTGTACTCAAAGGATCCGCAACGAACCGAACTTCTTGGACTTGGTGGCATTGGACATTCCAACACAAACGCTGCAGACGTCACCGGAACTGCCGATGacatgccttgtgccgacaggcttcccacggacggcgccaattgtcgagggtactcctcggcaatgccctccgtaaggggcttagggtagatggaatcatgtaggctgacacgagacatcggttatcaaacaagcggggagagcgatttacccaggttcggggccctcgatgaggtaaaacccttacgtcctgcttgtctgatcttgattataaaaatatcgggttacaatggggtgctgaaGGTTTCGGCTGAGCTCTCGTCGAGAGTCTAAGTTCTGCGGGGACCTAACTCTAGACTTGCGGTGATTACAATTGCTAAGATTGTGTGTGTCCTCGGCAGCCTCTCttctggcccttatattgggagctAGGTCTCGAGAGatatgtccgggtacgactaggttacaaagggtcctagctctaagctttccttgtattcttcgaatcttgtcttgttcttcaaggattcttCTTCGACACCGACGTAGCGGCCCACCTTCccatcgagtgccttcatgggcccctggttgggccgtagTAGGTAGCGCAatatcagttacccgaagggtaatgcccacatcagcggTAGTTCCggccgagcggtagtaccggctaaCTACCGGTCTACTTCTGGAAACGAATTCCTTGCTTGCAGTAGTGTCCATGGGCGtcttggcgcaattccggaagtaGAGCGGAACTTGGGCGGTAGTACCGGTGGACGGAAGTTCTGGTGGTGGCAGGCAGAAGTTCCCGGCTACAGCTCCTTCAACGTGAGCATCTTCGGTCTTGAACGGCATCCGGGCGGAAGTACCGGTCAGGTCGGGCGGTAGTTCCAGCCCTTGTGTCatcggcggtagtaccggccctgaTGGGTGGTAGTACCGGCCTAGAGCAtccagctcctcttcctccttctcttccatgcttctgtgacatcggccttgcgtcctcgggtctccatggcatcatctcttgcctccgtacttgtcgtcgagttcctatcatcatgatatgacggagtatgaagtagtatatcgttgcAAATAGGCGATTGTAggaacgcataaaggagaagattcacctttgcgtgcctTCTTggtgatgaagcacatgatgcggtgaagaccgaaagtCGCCCCGTATCAGCTTCCTAGCACACTTGTATCCTGCTTCTGGATCTGTCTTAAGATcattgacccatttgcagttgcGATTTGTGTGAGAGGATTTGACCGTTCCCGGATCAATGTGAGCCAGGCACGGCATATCCACgtactcttcataggtttggggAGCACGGGATCCGACAGCGGTGACTTCGTCAGCGCGCTTCTAGCCCCTGCCAGCTCCGCCAGCGCGGTCGCGGCCTCTTCCACCTCCTTGACCACCTCCCTGGAACGTCATGGCAACCATGTCGGATCCGCTGCCTTTTGGATCGTCAGAGGGGTTCTTCCGCTTGTTACTGCCGTCGCGGTTCTTCTTCTGCTGATGCAGAGGTAAGGTTGTGTCCGAAAGTTCTCTGCCTGCATCATCATTAGCGGCAGTCTGGGTGCTGGCGATGGAGATCATCTTATCCAGGTCCAACTTATGGTAATTGTACTCGCACTTTAGTTTTTTGCTG
Coding sequences within it:
- the LOC127326943 gene encoding uncharacterized protein isoform X1, which codes for MDASWASLFPASFLFLLVKAVLDAVHLHDGQLVRLLLPLVAMTAAKHSTFPAGPPPPQQAGVSFNSPLKLSSSDQSLFCVLDWMVFRNRERYLLISNRSTCFFPDRITKW